Proteins encoded in a region of the Acipenser ruthenus chromosome 54, fAciRut3.2 maternal haplotype, whole genome shotgun sequence genome:
- the LOC131723314 gene encoding uncharacterized protein LOC131723314 encodes MDITVKNAVLKISKAEAVSKETELLMKPYANWEEYLMPGPLSVAILGELIFISSNTDFSINKNPPKGGFKYIKYPDSFRACLMQVSNSGWITFNEAHKNMDQIRLYSKNVPSYMKMTVKTLLQDNIQIVQALLPGQLENIRTIADECTRLAESTEKKFTDVILLIQEILEACLNSKQCYEEDVKEVQLKLEEAKLKKESAEKAKAMAEKIFGKMDKQLDEVHKQFTSAMESMPNGWEMIGMTFVEGLTNTVNEAVSGFLAVSSGPSKMVSLVKDSIGQKSAESNPFAANNVYSKSGQLLKLAEQINSFVDKDKIKWSEVYDQKTSSAKSSWLKKQLQNIESSLKSEENCQAKEKSVVVCKDAMSICDLMTEFAPKNNCKPEQEKDLITKIQNLKAQTEQLDSESKAFTNSSSFSATPPQMAQNTQSGGKKSAAQMATDNARFRIEQSRAQLEKVQEMYQKSMENLEKNNKELSEILVTMRRCEIKEIDFNTAVKMLVKFLDAMGRVKEQWEKMVRFFQMISNLINTCLNTSLKRFISTADNIQGIQGYSSNAFIKDMIYTQAFNASNIANLVYMISGTYTEVSSKYLMDQVSSLGKLMALDPKNPTFESERAKLANDCDSAQNEIYKLVLKKKEEFERDSKKRVDMIDQELLAVLPPASDEEIKKIKDNVQTGMKEITAAEEDQFG; translated from the coding sequence ATGGATATTACAGTGAAAAATGCCGTTCTGAAGATTTCCAAGGCTGAAGCCGTGAGTAAAGAAACTGAACTGCTGATGAAACCTTACGCTAACTGGGAAGAATACCTGATGCCCGGTCCACTCTCTGTAGCTATTTTAGGAGAGCTTATCTTTATTTCTTCCAATACAGATTTCTCTATAAATAAAAATCCGCCAAAGGGTGGGTTCAAGTACATCAAATACCCTGATTCGTTCCGAGCCTGTCTCATGCAGGTCAGCAATTCAGGGTGGATCACCTTCAACGAGGCCCACAAGAACATGGACCAAATCCGACTCTACTCCAAAAATGTACCAAGCTACATGAAAATGACAGTGAAGACACTTCTTCAAGACAATATTCAAATCGTCCAGGCGTTACTCCCAGGTCAACTTGAAAACATAAGAACAATCGCCGATGAGTGCACAAGGCTTGCAGAGTCAACAGAGAAGAAATTCACTGATGTTATTCTCCTCATCCAGGAAATATTAGAGGCCTGCTTGAACTCAAAGCAGTGTTACGAAGAAGACGTCAAGGAGGTCCAGTTGAAATTGGAGGAAGCAAAGTTGAAGAAAGAGTCGGCAGAGAAAGCCAAAGCAATGGCAGAAAAAATTTTTGGTAAGATGGACAAGCAACTGGATGAAGTCCATAAACAGTTCACATCAGCGATGGAGTCCATGCCCAATGGTTGGGAAATGATAGGCATGACCTTTGTGGAAGGATTGACAAATACGGTTAATGAAGCTGTGTCTGGTTTTTTGGCAGTATCTTCAGGACCTTCCAAAATGGTGTCTTTAGTAAAAGATTCTATTGGACAGAAGTCAGCAGAATCTAACCCCTTTGCAGCTAACAATGTTTATTCCAAATCAGGGCAACTCCTGAAACTGGCAGAGCAGATCAACAGCTTTGTGGACAAAGACAAGATCAAATGGAGTGAAGTGTATGACCAAAAGACAAGCTCTGCAAAATCCTCCTGGTTGAAGaagcagctccaaaacattgAAAGTTCACTTAAAAGTGAAGAAAACTGTCAGGCTAAAGAGAAGTCAGTAGTGGTTTGTAAGGATGCCATGTCTATCTGTGACCTCATGACAGAATTCGCACCCAAAAACAACTGTAAACCAGAACAGGAGAAGGATCTCATTACCAAGATCCAGAACCTGAAAGCACAGACTGAGCAGCTTGACTCCGAGAGCAAGGCTTTCACAAATTCTTCAAGCTTTTCTGCCACTCCACCACAAATGGCCCAAAACACACAAAGTGGTGGCAAAAAAAGTGCTGCCCAAATGGCAACAGACAACGCCCGTTTCCGTATAGAGCAAAGCCGAGCCCAGCTGGAGAAAGTCCAAGAGATGTACCAGAAAAGTATGGAAAACCTTGAGAAGAACAACAAGGAACTGTCAGAGATTCTGGTCACAATGAGACGCTGCGAGATTAAGGAAATTGACTTCAATACAGCTGTGAAGATGCTGGTGAAGTTCCTTGATGCAATGGGACGGGTGAAGGAGCAATGGGAAAAAATGGTCCGGTTCTTCCAGATGATCTCCAATTTAATCAACACCTGCCTCAACACGTCTCTGAAGAGGTTTATCTCTACTGCTGATAACATTCAAGGTATACAAGGCTATTCCTCCAACGCCTTTATAAAAGACATGATTTACACCCAGGCTTTCAATGCTTCTAACATTGCCAACCTGGTCTACATGATCTCAGGAACCTACACAGAGGTCTCCAGCAAGTATCTCATGGACCAAGTCAGCAGCCTTGGGAAGCTCATGGCCTTAGACCCCAAAAACCCCACCTTTGAAAGCGAGCGTGCAAAACTGGCAAATGACTGTGACTCTGCACAGAATGAAATCTATAAACTTGTGTTGAAGAAGAAAGAGGAGTTTGAAAGGGACTCAAAGAAGAGAGTTGATATGATTGATCAGGAGCTACTGGCAGTGTTGCCCCCAGCTTCGGATGAAGAGATTAAGAAAATCAAAGACAACGTCCAAACAGGGATGAAGGAGATCACTGCTGCAGAGGAGGATCAGTTTGGATAA